A genomic segment from Drosophila willistoni isolate 14030-0811.24 chromosome 2L unlocalized genomic scaffold, UCI_dwil_1.1 Seg168, whole genome shotgun sequence encodes:
- the LOC6652194 gene encoding sestrin homolog: MFSAIDYYAGMGQIAQDCSSTDTDIVDMDPDDLDQVTQVIGYHPRYKDHFLHTQNFIMKGDGPLPYHYRYYLAIIAAARHQCPYLVKRYEKEFINQGGSSDWLNGLEYIPPKLRAIYDINKILAHRPWLLRKEHIERLTKGKNSWSLSEVVHAMVLLSHFHSLSSFVFSCGLTQKLDGLSSPKLKSAPAEIAPNGNGVADGSRQTTTSPIHQQQLQLQQQQQQKTVLGEISLNGSSANPIDNSGVGATEAAALNGYLATAQQQPQQHGICVEALMERMKVLSQKQDECSEAELSNRFKNVEMQTAELPAVTPEAAVVLPPIISQYVDDPNFTYQDFARRGAENINTFRIQDYSWEDHGYSLVDGLYNEVGTFLDEKFRAAYNLTYFTMGGIKNVDTSKFRRAIWNYIQCIYGIRHDDYDYGEVNQLLVRPLKMFIKTACCFPERITTKDYDSVLVELQDSEKVHVNLMIMEARNQAELLYALREIMRYMT, encoded by the exons ATGTTCTCCGCTATTGATTATTACGCGGGCATGGGACAAATCGCACAAGAC TGTTCCAGCACAGATACAGACATCGTTGATATGGATCCCGATGATTTGGACCAAGTGACCCAGGTGATTGGCTATCATCCGCGATACAAAGACCACTTTCTACACACTCAAAACTTTATAATGAAAGGCGATGGACCATTGCCCTATCACTACCGATACTATTTGGCCATAATT GCAGCCGCTCGACATCAGTGTCCCTATCTGGTGAAACGGTACGAGAAGGAGTTCATCAATCAGGGTGGCAGCAGCGATTGGCTCAATGGCCTGGAGTACATACCTCCCAAGTTACGTGCCATATatgatataaataaaatattagcACACCGTCCATGGCTGTTGCGCAAGGAGCACATCGAG CGCCTGACCAAGGGCAAAAATAGCTGGTCATTGTCAGAGGTGGTACATGCCATGGTCCTGCTATCACATTTCCATTCACTATCTTCGTTTGTTTTCTCTTGCGGTCTGACACAAAAACTGGATGGTTTGTCTAGTCCCAAATTGAAGAGTGCTCCAGCAGAGATAGCTCCGAATGGGAATGGTGTTGCTGATGGGTCACGTCAGACCACAACAAGTCCTATACATCAACAGCAGCTTCagctgcagcaacagcaacagcagaaaaCTGTTCTTGGTGAGATATCCCTAAATGGCAGCTCAGCAAATCCCATAGACAATTCAGGTGTTGGAGCAACTGAGGCAGCTGCTCTTAATGGCTATTTGG CTACCGCTCAGCAACAGCCGCAGCAACATGGCATCTGCGTGGAGGCTCTCATGGAGCGCATGAAGGTTTTGTCCCAGAAGCAGGACGAATGCAGCGAGGCAGAGCTGAGCAACCGTTTCAAGAATGTTGAAATGCAAACGGCCGAATTGCCAGCAGTCACTCCCGAGGCGGCTGTAGTATTGCCACCCATAATCTCCCAATACGTGGACGATCCTAACTTTACGTATCAAGACTTTGCCCGTCGTGGAGCCGAGAATATCAACACATTTCGCATACAGGACTATTCCTGGGAGGATCATGGCTACTCATTGGTAGATGG CTTGTACAATGAGGTCGGCACTTTCCTAGATGAGAAATTTCGAGCTGCCTATAATCTCACATATTTCACAATGGGCGGCATCAAGAATGTAGATACCTCAAAGTTTCGGCGAGCCATTTGGAATTATATACAATGCATCTATGGCATACGTCACGATGACTATGACTATGGCGAGGTGAATCAG TTGCTTGTCCGTCCCttgaaaatgtttataaaGACAGCCTGTTGCTTTCCTGAACGCATTACCACCAAGGACTATGACAGTGTGCTGGTAGAGCTGCAGGACAGTGAAAAG GTTCACGTGAATCTAATGATAATGGAAGCCCGTAATCAGGCCGAATTACTCTATGCACTGCGCGAAATAATGCGCTATATGACTTGA